The Branchiostoma floridae strain S238N-H82 chromosome 17, Bfl_VNyyK, whole genome shotgun sequence genome has a window encoding:
- the LOC118404583 gene encoding solute carrier organic anion transporter family member 4A1-like: MSGTLPDIRQEAPSGEERPLPDDAKHGKEGEEEEEGRCGLFGFSPDWLQVFNSPRCLLFFMCCLCATETAILLGLTPGVITTIEGRFKLSSAQSGFIISSTELFAVFTVPIISYFGAKSHKGRWLGAGAVCVGLGSTVFALPHFLAGRYVPSGGTNISESSSAICHPWSNGTADEQQCDTNGGYSQLENYLYVFVLATFLMSFLVGPLYTLGVAYLDENVSKKVSGGYVGILYASTAIGPAVGYVMSSQLLNQYVNWPEVTNLTPNDQQWLGNWWFGFFPLAIVAFLVAIPVFCFPRKLAGISKRPEETKEEANIPTSKDDKDGALEEDDDDEPTNPFSCGAQDFKDFWSTVKDLGSNFSYMSVCLAGCTEAMVLSGALTFGPKLGETQLGLSPSDSSLYLGLLLIPAGAVGNLFGGWLAKKAGADCKKLIKLILIVSAASLLGHCVFLLYCTTPGSTTYLATNSTSCATRCGCADSLYDPICDVSGIEYQSGCHAGCTSINKTGTTTTYSNCSCIMKDGLSANVTSISGSEAIHGPCPGGCPGYVMPVFLTVFVLLSMMAAASMAPYTATIMRLVSKPRRSFALGVQWTLFRLLAWIPGPVLFGYIIDQACVLWQEECGVVGACVVYDSGKLGLYLLVSSVSIRLVSMALYLLAYCLYKPVAEEKAKATHGDQTMI, from the exons ATGTCAGGCACTTTGCCGGACATTCGCCAGGAGGCACCTTCGGGGGAGGAGCGCCCCCTGCCAGACGACGCCAAGCATGGCAAGGAAGGcgaagaggaagaggaggggCGGTGTGGATTATTCGGTTTCTCACCGGATTGGCTGCAAGTGTTCAACTCGCCACGATGTCTGCTGTTCTTCATGTGCTGTCTTTGTGCCACTGAG ACCGCCATACTTCTAGGACTGACTCCCGGTGTTATCACTACTATCGAGGGGCGATTCAAGCTCTCCAGCGCCCAGAGCGGCTTCATCATCAGCAGTACAGAATTGTTTGCCGTCTTCACTGTTCCTATCATTTCCTACTTTGGCGCGAAATCCCACAAG GGTCGCTGGCTGGGCGCGGGAGCTGTGTGTGTCGGACTGGGCAGTACAGTGTTTGCACTTCCACATTTTCTGGCAG GTCGTTATGTTCCCTCTGGTGGCACTAATATTTCCGAGTCAAGCAGCGCAATCTGCCATCCCTGGTCTAACGGAACAGCTGATGAACAGCAGTGCGATACCAACGGAGG GTACAGCCAGCTGGAGAATTACCTGTACGTGTTTGTCCTTGCGACGTTCCTCATGTCGTTCCTGGTGGGCCCGTTGTACACGCTAGGGGTCGCTTATCTGGACGAGAACGTGAGCAAAAAGGTGTCAGGTGGTTATGTTG GGATCCTGTATGCTTCAACTGCTATTGGTCCGGCTGTTGGTTACGTCATGTCCTCTCAACTGCTCAATCAGTATGTGAACTGGCCGGAAGTAACGAA TTTGACACCCAATGACCAGCAGTGGTTAGGAAACTGGTGGTTCGGATTCTTCCCTCTGGCCATCGTCGCCTTTTTGGTTGCCATTCCGGTGTTTTGTTTTCCACGAAAGCTAGCTG GTATCTCAAAGCGCCCAGAAGAAACTAAAGAGGAAGCTAACATTCCTACCAGTAAAGATGACAAAGATGGCGCCTTGgaagaggatgatgatgatgagcctACTAACCCTTTCTCTTGTGGTGCCCAAGACTTCAAAGACTTCTGGTCCACCGTGAAGGATCTTGGGAGTAATTTCTCCTACATGTCTGTATGCCTTGCAG GCTGTACTGAAGCTATGGTACTTTCCGGGGCACTGACGTTCGGACCTAAACTCGGAGAAACACAGCTTGGACTCTCACCTTCGGATTCTTCGCTCTATCTCG GACTGCTGCTGATCCCTGCTGGAGCAGTGGGCAATCTTTTCGGCGGTTGGCTGGCGAAGAAAGCTGGAGCAGACTGCAAGAAGCTAATAAAGCTTATCCTGATCGTTAGCGCAGCCTCCTTGCTCGGACACTGCGTCTTTCTCCTGTACTGTACCACGCCGGGCTCTACGACCTACCTCGCCACCAACAG CACAAGTTGCGCTACTCGCTGCGGCTGCGCAGATTCGCTGTACGACCCGATCTGTGACGTCAGTGGGATCGAATACCAGTCCGGCTGTCATGCGGGATGCACAAGCATTAACAAGACTGGAACCACTACG ACATACTCCAACTGCAGCTGCATCATGAAGGACGGGCTCTCCGCAAACGTCACATCCATATCCGGGTCAGAGGCCATACACGGACCATGTCCCGGGGGATGCCCCGGTTACGTCATGCCCGTGTTTCTCACCGTGTTCGTCCTGTTGAGCATGATGGCCGCCGCTTCTATGGCTCCATACACCGCGACTATAATGAG ACTTGTTTCTAAACCAAGGCGGTCCTTTGCCCTTGGAGTGCAGTGGACCTTATTCAGATTGCTTG CTTGGATTCCCGGGCCGGTCCTCTTCGGCTACATCATTGACCAGGCTTGCGTGTTGTGGCAAGAAGAGTGTGGGGTCGTGGGCGCCTGTGTCGTTTACGACAGCGGCAAACTGGGCTTGTACCTGCTCGTTTCGTCGGTGTCCATCAGGCTGGTGTCCATGGCTCTGTACTTACTGGCATACTGCCTGTACAAACCGGTGGCAGAAGAGAAGGCAAAGGCTACCCACGGAGATCAAACAATGATATAA